In Quercus robur chromosome 11, dhQueRobu3.1, whole genome shotgun sequence, the sequence attataattaatattaacttGTCATTTTAGATTTGGtgtgaaattattatgaaaatattacgagcctaatattattataatttaaaagtataataaattgaaaattttatccaaaatgaCAACACCTAACCAATCTTACAAATCTGTTGAGAATCCCTAGttgtttataaaaatttgggttttaagCATTGGGATTAGCGTTTGGGAGTAGTTGTTTTTATACATACAAAATGATACAATCAGCTTAAATTTACACttataaatcaataatttatttatttatttttaacatgtCCACACAAGTTAAAAGAAAGGGTAAAGTTTGTAATACACACAATTTTACACACGTCAATATATccaagaagaaaatatttaagTCAATTAAGTTGTGCAGCGTTACCGTGGGGATTTTGACTCTAGGGACCCAGCTATGGTCCAGTGTGGAATCATTGGCtttttagaaaagaaacaaagggTTATGCAGACATTGGTAAGTTTAAGAAAGTTAAGGACTGAAGAATATTTAAGCTTCTTGGAGGTCTTAGGAGTAaactttataattctttttaaaatatctaataCATCAATAATTTCCACAACTCGACTTGACAAGTTAGGAGTGGTAGAGTAAAAGTAACCGTTCGAAACTCTACCATTAATAGGTGAGTTATGACAAAAATGGTGTAAATTATTGTGATTCAtacttattaaattatttttttacaaaaggtTACCGACATGCATATAAATTAAATGatgtcatttattttttaagatgaaaaagaaaaagaataaaagcgATTTTTTTGGTAGAATAAGAGAGATCGATTGATATATAAGTAATAAGTggagtaataataattaatggcCTTATAACTTAGGGGATATTAAGTATATCTTTTTGTTGGAATTGAGAACGTAATTCTATGTATATTGGATGATGGAAATTCTATAAAGAGGAGGCGTATGTGTAGAGACTAGAGAGGCAAGAGCgacaacaatacttttttttttagggaaaaagaGAGACAACAATACAATGACAACACAGCCACGGacaacatataataataataatacaatagCACTTTTAGTGATACTAGTTTAGATGGCGTGCGCAAAACACGCGCTACTGTTTGATTGCGAAATTAAGATAAAGATTATATTTGAAGAATTATGAAACtttatactaaaaaataaatgtatatatagtatataatgtTAATCTCattcatataaaattttttataacactCAAACTTAGAGTAACTAATTAATATatgaaatatcaatttttctacTATAGTTTCTTAGAGCTTATTTTTCTGAAGGCAACATatcttaaataaattatatttcgAAGTTTATGGCTAACTAAATTCTCTCTCCTTGGTTTATTTAACTTTAGCTAACTCATTGGTAAAATCTTGAATTTCCTTTAGAGAAAAACTTTTTAATGTCTTGAAATtataataaagaacaattatatttttgtaaaccaatttctcttttcatttttacttgattttttttctttgtaggcATAAAAATTATACTTGTTCAAAGAATGGGAAGGGGAACacattaaaaagagagagagagagagagagagaagcagaagaagaagaagtagaagaagtcaacaacaacaacaagaaacaGAGGAGGCAAGGGACACAAAGAGAGTGTATTCAATTATCAACAAGCACCCAACAAACTTGAATCCAAGTAAGAAaaaattggaataaaaaaaggaaaaaaaccctTAAGGACTCATTATTACCTGAGATATTACACGATGTCTAAGAAGATCCTCGGACCCCGAATCATCAGCAACAAATGCAGAGCCGTGAGCATGTCCATGAGTTTTATGTGTGTGGACATGTACATGACCCTCATGCTCGCCTTGCTGCTCTTCGTCCCCACTAAGAGGTCTAGCTTTAACGAAGTGTGATCTTTTATAGTAACCAGTTGCAAAAGTATCTATCATCAGGGTACCAATAGCTGAGAGCATAGCAACAAAGCCAGTGAATGGGAAATCACCCCAAGGTTTTTGGCCAAGACAAGGACTTGTTAAGCTCTCAAAAGCGTCTGGTAATATGTGGATAAACCCAGTTGCGAGAATCACACCAGCTGCAAAGGCTTTGATCATGAAGAAGATGTTGTTTTCAGGGTTCAAAGTTGGGATTTTTTTGCCTACGATTGGGAGTGACACACCAAGTCCACTTGCTATTAGGATTGTACATATTGCTACTAGCTTGAACTTAAGAgctttggttttgtttctttcttcggGTTGGGTTTCACAGCTACATTCAGCAAAGGCCGAAAgaggaagaacaagaagaagtaAGTAAAACAAGATGAGCTTGCTCATGgtttcaaagagagagagagagagagagagagggagtaaAAGAGTGTGTTTTGTTGAGTATGTAGGGTTGTGAGTTGTGATTAATGAGAGGTCTTGCATtcaaatatatacatttaggagttcgagagagagagagagagagagtcaaatgaatgaatgaagtaGGTAAAAAGTTAAGGAGTGAGAAATGAGGACATGAAATTCCTTGAAGAATGTTTTGAGTTGTCGAGGGATTGACAAGTGTGTGGTGATTAAGCAAAAATGACGACATTATGAGTTAATTAGCTCATAATTgcacttttggtttttttgacTGAAAGTTGATAATTCATAATGGAACTTACCAAAAAGGTTATTAGGTAAATTCCATTTGCCGGGTAAAAGACTAAAAGGTAATCAGTGAAAGGtgtatttttcctttctaaaaTGACATCACGAATGGTTGAGAATACATACCTGTCTcaaaaaatttggaattagACATtggtagtgtttttttttttttttttttaaataatatttaatctgtaaaaatatattttaaaaaatacataacattAAATTTATACCTgtaatcattaaattatttataagtaattattttcctaaaaaaatgtCTTGCAACTtataattatatgtttatttatttttaatatgatttataTTAACATGTGCCTTTAGGGCAATTGTTAAGAAagcatttttaaaaagtttttatattatttttatgaaaaattgaaaataattgttaaaacattaattactttttctcttttttcatataaacttttctaaaatggttcaCTAACAAATATCCTCTAACATTCATTAACATTTCCCTCTTAATATAACCTGAcacacataataaaaaataatttgaaatctattaagtgtgcgtttgagattgcttaaaaaaagccaattttttatttttattttttttattactattcaacttatttatGAGTCCAATTgtactttttaatactatttatagacctcactatactatttcaagtACCTTTTAACTTAAACTTTGCAATTTTACAACATTGACTTGACTCTGGGCCCAATTATGGGCTAGGGTGGCACCAATGGAATCATTGGCTTGATAGAATAGAAATTAGGCGTGTGGCGGAGAAATTAGGCTAGCTTTATAATGCCTTCACATACGAAGGTTAATGGAtttgctcaaaaaaaagaaggttaaTGGCATGCGTGGGAATGATGTcatctaaaagttaaaaaaaggaaaatgaataaaaataaaggattgATCGGTATATAATAATATGTggaataattataattaaataacttagTTGGATTAAGTGTTTCTTTTTGTTGGCAAATAATCTCATAATTCAATTAATTGATAtctctttatgttttttatgaagatattcaaaattcaaatattttattctccaACTATCGAATTATGGTAAACAAAATGTATTTCTTTTATTGCAACTGAGAATCTctctctatgtgtgtgtatatatatatatatatatatatatatatatatatataattctctATATATATTGAATGATGGAAATACTTTACAAATTAAGGATGTTGTAATATTGTTGTAacttgtatatataaataaagagacCAGAGAGACAACTGCAATACAATGACAACATAACAATAGTACACTAACACTGCAATGAAAAAAGTTTAAGATCCAGTATGCCATAGACATAAGATTAAGTGTGGTTGCTAATGATATGTGATTAGTAACCAATAATCTTATAGcctatttttataaatattttgcaTTATTTTCAGAAAAGGTATATTTTGCATTACCATAAACAGCGAATATTCTTCCTGGCATTCCATAATTTCCATTGACTATCATGTTAGGTTTATCCAACAAGCTTTATTCAGCTAGACGACGGGTCAATCACATGGCTTAGTTCATAATCATTTCAcaagaaaatggaaaataattCGCACTTAATTAGTCATTTTATGTTTGTATGAGTCGTACAACAATTCCATAAGAATCTGTGTACTAACCCTCTTGGTAAATTTTTAGGATAAATTTCACAAACCATAATGATTCAGTTTTGATTTAAACCacaccccccccaaaaaaaaaaaaaaaacactaattcaTAATTGAACATTTGTTTTATTTCACATTAACTTTTCTAGATTTAGTTTATAACTAATTTGTGGGAATATTTACATGAAAATAcctttaatattatttttggtgaaaaatatatatgaaaatgtcTAAATTTATAAAAGCTTGTTTTAGAAGAAATATAcgtttaaaaaccaaaattaaaaatttattttctatgagaacatatatttcaaatttgaacttttttctgcacaaaaaatgttatcaaattgaaaataagtAAACTTGGTTATATTATTTCTTATTCTCCAAGTTTTATGACATCACTAATACCCTTATTCAATTGATCACTAATATCATTTCTTATTCTACTTCTTGCTCATAAAACACCTTACAAATCCCATGAATCGACGCTATGATATCGATAGATTGAATTTGGGACCTTTGAAATTTGGATTTACATCATGCCATAAACAAATGAGCTCATCACTAGGTATCTTGTGAGCGGTGGAGTCACGAACACCCTTTTAATGTTGAGGATAAAAtaactgaaaagaaaaggaaaagaaaaaagctctCGGAATTGAAAATGTTTAAGCCCAATACTCTTCCCACTTTTATTAGTTTAAGCCCAGATACCGTGCGTAAAATGGCCTAGCTTATCCTCCATTCAAATTGAATATTACAGGGTGTTTATTTCTACGACCaacagattattattattattattattattattattttttaagggaTATTTTtgtgggccaaaaaaaaaaaaaaaaaaaaattcatctcaaaatttttttttttttgggttacccTACAGGGGAAAAAACACatcaagaaaatgaataaaatattcaaTAACAATTTATATGTATCTAGTCTTAAAtactagcaaaaaaaaagaagaaaaaaatcacattttcaattaaaattataattttttgaggaAGCCAAGAAGAGAGTTATTCTTAGCCATTTACAAACCAAAATAACAAACAATATGGCACACAATCACTTTgacattcctttttttttttttaaataaaaaattcctttattttttaactcattGCTTATGCAAGcctcataaataaaataaaaaactcattttttaaagCAATCTTGGTGCTTTCTTTGGACAAGAAGAAGAGGATAAGTGCTGACTCCAACAGGAAATATAGAACTTCCGTCCATTGTGACATGTCCACTTTATTTGATGCATATACAACATGGAAGGtccaaatttttgtactcttAATAATTCCCTTGCTTTTGGTTCTTGGACACGATTCAACAAtttttgcaataattttttgGTATCTTTTCTCTCCCATACAATTCTGACTGGGAACATTTTCTTGTGTTAGTGATCGGCAAAGAGccatttattacaaaaaaaagtattttatacttggaaaaaataattgaaacccTTAACCTTAAGTTCTAGTTAACTTAACTAGTAAAATTtatgatgattgaataagagatctggactTCAATCtatgcctacaccaaaaaccgattggtatcttgatctaataattaataaagagttattatcaggagtggacgtcataagttaaaattctctaaaaaaaaagaaaaaaaattattttaatggaGTAAGGTACAGGTAATTAtttactattatatattatttcaaatcttataaaaagaattttccatttttattaaaatgtttcaattttaaattattttatatgatgatttttttttttcttcagaagaaaataaatttgaaaagacTGCAGGCTTCTAGATTTTCAGTCTCAACCGATCGAATCTGAAAAGGTAAATATTTCatacacttaaaaattaaaaatgaccCATTCTGTATTACAGCTAGTCATCTACGAATCTATCTTCTGTATTTCTTTTAGAGCAAAAAAATCATTACCACTCGCAGTTGCTCTGAAAATGGAGCATCGGGTGTTGCtgtttttctttagtttaatgAGGAAAAGGGCCTACGAATAGGGGAACAAAAAAGTCCTAAGAGAATATGACGTGAAAGCAATAATTTAACTGGTTGAAAACTTGCATGGTTAAAAATCAAAGTTGAAAATATCACTACATTATTGGTTGGTTGCGGCTCttagacattaaaaaaaaaaaaatgtgattttatCAAGATAGAAATATCATATTGAGGGATTTCCGACTTTTTGTCAGTCAcctaaaaaatttgtaatatgaGTGGTTTTATGTTAATAAGTCAAAGGAGGAATCATTGGGATGGTTAGTCTAACGGTTATGGGCTGACTCTCTTAAGAGTTTGAGAAGTGGAAGTTTCAGGTTTAAATCTTGTAATGGAAAGCGTTATGActcatttggattttttactccaACAAGGGCTCAACAAGTAAAATGTCACAATTATACCGAAGTGGAAGAAGTTAAAGGACGATCCctaatgtttatattttaatttcctCTCGTATCAAATGTTATGTCATATGCAGTATTGgtttttttgggtgcaaattGAATTCAGATGCATcaagaaaattatttcaatttgtttttgcttCTCCACACTGTCCACTATGTAAAGAAAAGTAACAATAGCATCCCTAAATATTTTCCAATTACTTAAAAGTATTTtcaagtaataaataaaatctcataAATCATCatagaataactattcattttcGAATAGTCACTCATTTAGACATTTGTTTAGCTATAATTTGgtacataaataataatttctaagTAAAAGTTATTTAGCTAAGAGTTATGTAACTTAACTGACATTATTTCatgtttctaacaaaaatgtaCAGAGTTTAAATCCTTTCTAACAATGAATtataaaaacaagtaaaaattaTTACTAAGGAGCTGTTTTATGTActtaagctctctctctctctctctctctctctctctctctctctctctctctctctctctctcaaaagacCTATAGTAAGCGAATTGGCTTATCACTAAAGTGGCATAAGATCCTTCAATTCGCTTTAAGTGTCACTTGTGCATAAGTGTCCTTCAATTCGCAAAAATGttcccctttttattttatttttttatgaattgtAGGTTTAAAGGATCTGGCATAAGCTCCTTCAATTCGTATAAGTGTCACTTGTACCTTTTCTATGAATGGTTGGTTTATAGGATTGAAGATGGGTTTGATATTTCTTTGGAGTGCAAGCATGGTAGAATGAATTGACTAAAAAGAATCGTAGTTAGGCTTCGGTTCTTTGGGCTATATAATAGCTATTCCcccaaacaaaagaatttttgtttttattccaAGTACTCTCTCTCACATTACATTTCTAATTTCCCCATACTCCAGGACCAATAGTTTAGCATCTGGACCAATAGTTTAGCATCTGTCTCATCACTAAAGTGGTAGCTTCTTCAACTCGGCATAAGGATAAGTTGTTACTTCCTGGACTATGATCATTGAATTGTTGGTTTATAGGACTGAAGATGGGCTTGGAATTTCTTTGGAGAGGTAAAGGGTGGGTGTGATATAGTGTTTGTTGCAAAATTAATGTTTGAAATGACTGAAAAGAATTGTATCTGGGCATTGAGTCTTTGGGCTTGGTGTGGTTAGACTTTGCGGACTTTGGGTATTTAGATTTTGAGTGTGCGGAGTGTTTGGGCTTTGTGTGTATTTTGAGTGTGTGAACATGAGGATATTTAAAAAGGATTGGGCTCTtatcttgattttgattttgaatttctttCAACAAAAGTAATTCCAATCAATAGACCTAGCAAAATTGGATATTGGATTCGGACTGGTAACTTTGCATGAATCTAATGAAAAATACTCAACTCGGACCTGAGATTTTTGTCTCGGAGTAAAAACGAGCCGATCAGCTacccaacttttttttctttgtcgaGTTGGGTCAACCTATCTGAcccaacattttttaaaatatgtttttttaatataatgatATCTTCAGTCACACTCTAAATACAACAACAATCCTTGATTGTTGTACCAAAAATATATCCCTAGGGAAAAACTCTATGTCTCACGGGTAAAGAGTCTTTTTGTCTTCTTTACTCGCacacaatttttctttctttggtgcATTCACCGCATCACACTTAGGCTGCTCTTCCTTTTCTGTTTCACTGTAGGCGGTACTCTTCAGTTCACTcttaggctgcgtttgttttggctgaaaaggatttcaggaaatcattttacactaGCCTATGTGTTTGGTAAGTATAGAAAATTGGGTCAAACGGAAATCAATTTTCACGTTAACTGTAAAATAACCCTCCCAAGCCGGAAATgaatttcagtttttattttaccttcaaatgattTCTAGCACTCacagacaaagagagagagagaaggagagagcaAGAAGAGAGAGCACACCCCTCCGCCCAACCAAGCTCCAGCTAGCCCAGATTGTGCCGCCCCCACCGCCCAGATCACGCACCGgccaagctttttttttttcctctcttcttccTTAACTCATCTTCTACCTCTTGCTCAACATCGCTGATCTGGCCGTCATTGACCACCAGCCCACTCCTCACAGACATCACACACTTGAAGATCTCAACCCACCCCTCCCTCATCACCAATCCACAAATACCCAAGACCCACCTCTCCAACGCACTGGCCAATCTGGCCGCCACCGACTACCAGTCCACTCCACTCCACCCCCAAACCCACCCGATCTAGCCGCCGCTGCCTCCATCCATTATGatcctctctttccctcaatctctcactctttcttcctcctctcaccGAGTTTGTGAAtaaaagatgtttttattttgatttttggttgtgttaagtgtatattttgaatttttttgttataaaatttgtttgggagTTGAGAAAATGgctaagaaaatgtgaaaaatttgtaggaaaatagcattttcagaatgttaccaaacatcGGAATATGTTTTCTGGACTATTTTCCATTGTAGAACCAAACACCCggatttcatttttcttatgaGAATTCACTTTCCCCTGTATTCATTTTACACTTGGAATTCAATTTACATTGAACCAAACGCAGCCttaatataccttttttttttccttctaccATGCGACACACGTCACAAAAcatatatctttatatgcatCAGTTAATAACCCTAGCCGCCTCCTACTTCTCTTAGGAAAATAAGGACTCCAAATCACATGTACACGGCTCACTTGGCCACTAAAGTGGGCAGGACCCACAacaagtttttcatttttcattaatttgtcACACTTTGTTTCCAAATTTATGTGCACTTttgctatttttattattattattaatttaaatttggcTCAGTGAAGAGTTTGGTAACTTAActgatatttttttgtttttttaatagagatatTCAAAGTTTAAATATGTGGTTAATATATCCTCTTGCTGTCTAGATCAACACACCATCTCACTGAGCTCCTCTTCAAAACGCAAGGCTGCTGAGGAAGGGATTGTAGATACTCCCCAACCAGTGGTCAAgaaatattattgtttttcctttgtAGATGAGGGGATTACTCCCGCTAATGCAATATCGTTGGAGGCTGATCTGCATTTGAAATACTATCAATTTTAGTATCGAATAGTTAAAAACAAAGGTGGTTacgaaaattttcaaattaatagaCTATGTGTATCACAATAATCCATCATCCCATCTTGTGGTTTTAGTGTGTAGATTATGCAGCCTGAGTATGCAGATTAAGGTGTGTGTTATTAACATCAATATCTCTCAGTGAAACAGAAATTTTCTCGACAGATGATCAGATTAGTGCATTGTAAAAGTAGTTTGCTTAACAACATTGTGGCTTTAACAACATTGTTTTATTAAGATTCCAACAGTGTGATCacatttcttaaattaaaatcaaCCGCAAAATATAGGCGAAAAAGGTTAGACAAGAAAAATCCAAAGAGAACTTTCACTTTTTCTTGGAAGAACTACCCTGTGACGGATTCACCTGAATTCAatacagaaaacaaaaaagaaagcaatgcGCAGAGACTTTGCGTAATAATTAAAGAGAGATCATGCTAAAtcagagcatttgcagcagtgtaATTATATTActatattgctaaattttagcTATACTGCTGCTCAAATGATGctccagcagtggagctaaatccatttttttttagctccattgctataatgcacatctatagatagatgtgcactgttccttagagctaaaaaaaaaaaaatttattttattatccggcttctattattttattccaCCGGCTTCCACTTgctcatttctttttcattcttttatttgtgcctctctctcattcactctcatctcatctctgaGACTCTGAAGCTCATCTCTCTCAATTCACTCTCTCAACTCCGGTCCGGTCTGTCCCTTCACTCTCTCAACTCCGGTCCCTCAGACCCACGCCGCCGAAGCCCAACGTCATCGAAGCTCAACTTTGGTCTCTCAACTCCCACCGAAGCCCAACGTCATCGAAGCTCAACTCCGGTCCCTCAGACCCACGCTACCGAAGCCCAACGTCACCGAAGCTCAACTCCGATCCCTTAGACCCACGCCGTTGAAGCCCAACATCACCGAAGCTCAACTCCGGTCTCTCAACTCCCACTGAAGCTCAACTCCGGTCCCTTGATGTTGGGTAGCTGGATTTGGGTTTGGTGGGTTCGATTTGTGATTTATGGCTGTGGGTTTGTTTTGTCGTGTGCTGCGGGTTTGTTTTGTGGTgctgtgttggtggtggttgtgtaGTGTTTTGTGGTGCTGtgggtttatttgttttttgtcttttgtttttttcctgctgtggtggtggtggtggttgtgggtgtggctgatggtagagtggttgtggttggtgctgTGATGTTTTTTTAGgtagtgggatatattattttattatagtggttatattattttattgtgatgtttatattattttattatgttgaaagctaaaatagatccactgctgcggcatgtgtgtaggtaaaatagataaaataacttttggtggagctaaaaagctaaatttttagctccactactgtggatgctctaaaagtagtattaaattacTATTCATGAAGGTACCTCCATAGAGATAGAATTTTTTCCTTATCTAGTATCTGATTGCCTTTTCCCAGGCAGCTGATTAGTGTCTTTGGATGGGAGGGCCCAGGATTTGAAACGTAGGGCGGTGGGTACTGCATGGGGTAGGTAATTAGGTGTCAGTGCCACTTTCCCTTGAGACAAACCATGTGCTCCAAGGACTGAGATTAGGTGCAATAATTAGGGTATTGCACCTGATGCAATTGGTGTAGATGGTTGAGATTTAAAGTTGCAAAAAGCAACTttaaatctcaaccattaaatataaaaaatgaggaaaCTTTACATGAATCTAATGAAAAATACTCAACTCAGACCTGACATTTTTGTCTCGGAGTAAAAACGGGTTGATTAGTGACctaactttttttctttgttgagttGGGTCAACCTATCTGACccaacatgttttttttttattttatttttttttttaatataatgaaATCTTCTGTCACACTCTAAATACAACAACAATCCGTGATTGTTGTACCCAAAATATATCCCTAGAGAAAAACTCTAAAATTAATCTTTTCTTATATGTCTCATGGGTAAAGAAAATCTTTTTGTCTTCTTTACTCGCacacaatttttctttctttagtgCATTCACCGCATCACACTTAGGCTGCTCTTCCTTTTCTATTTCACTGTAGGCGGTACTCTTCAGTTCACTCTTTGATAAGGGTAATGTTGTAATATTGATAAACTCGTTCATATTAGGCAAAGGCGACGGTCCTAATGAACTCATCGACCTTACTTGTGCGTTCATAAACAAGCAACAAGTATAAAGTCGACGGTTCCACCTCAAAACTGATGGCTACACCTTGAGGTCAACAAACATCTGAACGAGACAACTAGAATATGTAGACAGGATAAGAAGTTGACGGAAGGAAGCTGAAGGGGATAAGCAAACCTTAGACGAGTCTAACATGGCCTTACTTGGCCTCCACACATGagtatataaggaaatatcttgtgccccacgattaaccctaatcaaggggagtcctacaaggaaaggattccGCAAGATATGCAAATTAAAGAGAATCTCTCCCACAAGGAAAGATCTTCTAAGTCAAGGAACAGATGTCAACCCTATGCTACtataaaaattccaaaactcTCACAAACCAAGATATGCATAATTGACCATAGCTTTGGCACCctaaagttgtgaaaaattctctaacttgaccttcagatggtatttggccggtaccacatcGGTACTCTCttgaggttttctttttttgtgttgcGCAGGTATTGTCTTGAGCACGACTGTGTGACTCACTGACGATTTTCAACATTATCACTCTTAAttgtaccattttttttccttctaccATGCGACACACGTCACAAAAcatatatctttatatgcattaGTTAATAACCCTGGCCGCCTCCTACTTCTCTTAGGAAAATGAGTACTCCAAATCACATGGCTCACTTGGCCACTAAAGTGAGCATGACCCACAACAagtttttcattaatttgtcACACTTCGTTACAAAATTTATCTgcacttttattattttattattattaataatttaaatttggcTCAGTGAAGAGTTTGGTAATTTAACTgacaatttttgttgtttttaataGAGATATTCAAAGTTTAAATCCGTGGTTAATATATCCTCTTGCTGTCTAGATCAACACACCATCTCACTGAGCTCCTCTTCAAAACGCAAGGCTGCTGAGGAAGGGATTGTAGATATTCCCCAACCATTTGTCAAgaaatattattgtttttcctttgtAGATGAGGGGATTACTCCCGCGAATGCAATATCGTTGGAGGCTGATCTGCATTTGAAATACTGTCAATTTTAGTATCGAATAGTTAAAAACAAAGGTggttacaaaaattttcaaattaatagaCTGTGTATCACAAGGATCCATCATCCCATC encodes:
- the LOC126706051 gene encoding zinc transporter 1-like isoform X1 translates to MSKLILFYLLLLVLPLSAFAECSCETQPEERNKTKALKFKLVAICTILIASGLGVSLPIVGKKIPTLNPENNIFFMIKAFAAGVILATGFIHILPDAFESLTSPCLGQKPWGDFPFTGFVAMLSAIGTLMIDTFATGYYKRSHFVKARPLSGDEEQQGEHEGHVHVHTHKTHGHAHGSAFVADDSGSEDLLRHRVISQVLELGIVVHSVIIGISLGASESPKTIKPLVAALTFHQFFEGLGLGGCISQAKFKSRAIAIMILFFSLTTPFGITIGMGISNIYKENSPTALIVEGLFNSASAGILIYMALVDLLAADFMNPRMQSNLRLQLGAHLSLLLGSGCMSLLARWA